The bacterium region CCTCAAGATCCTGCTGGTGGAGAACGGCGTTTCCTGGCTGCCGTGGCTCTTGTGGAACCTCGACGACAATTACCGGTACTGGCGGCGGGAGAGCCCGTGGGTGAAGAGGCGGCCCAGCGAGTACGTCCGCGAGCGGGTGAAGCTGACCACCCAACCGCTGGAGGACCCCGCCCGCCCCGAGCAGCTGATGGAGGTGCTGGAGTCCTTTGGCGGAATGGAGGATCTCCTCTGCTTCGCCACCGACTACCCGCACTGGGACGCCGACGATCCGCAGTACATCGCGCGCAAGCTGCCCGAGGCGTGGCTGCCGAAGGTCTTCTACGAGAACGCCCGGGAGTTCTTCGGCCTGCCGAAGACCGCGCCCGCGCAGGCCGGCGGGGGGACGGCCCGGGGGTGATCCGGGACGTCGGCCCCCTCGAGGAGTTCCCCGAGTGGCAGATGCGGATTCTCAGCGTCGGGGGGCGGGAGATCGGCATCGTCCGGCTCGGCCGGCAGGTGTACGCGCTGCGCAACGTCTGTCCGCACCAAGCGGGACCGCTCTGCCGCGGGCTGGTCTTCGGTAAGGTCGTCGCCGCCGGAGCGGGGCGGGTGGAGGTCGATCGCGAGCATCCCGTCGTCACCTGCCCCTGGCACGGCTGGGAGTTCGATCTCATGAGCGGCC contains the following coding sequences:
- a CDS encoding nitrite reductase (NAD(P)H) small subunit → MIRDVGPLEEFPEWQMRILSVGGREIGIVRLGRQVYALRNVCPHQAGPLCRGLVFGKVVAAGAGRVEVDREHPVVTCPWHGWEFDLMSGRCLTDRSKRVAVYPTEVRENRVFLRTGESSRG